A region of Dermabacter vaginalis DNA encodes the following proteins:
- a CDS encoding bifunctional methylenetetrahydrofolate dehydrogenase/methenyltetrahydrofolate cyclohydrolase, with protein sequence MTAQILDGKATAKTIKEELRERVEKIVAEGAVRPGLATVLVGADPASEIYVAGKHRDSEAIGINSIRKDLPEETTQEELFAVLDELNADAACTGYIVQLPLPKHIDTDAVLEYIDPQKDADGLHPVNLGRLVLNVNKPITTPLPCTPRAAIELAKRHGIDFNGKHVVVVGRGVTVGRPIASLLTRREHNATVTLTHTGTKNLPELLKQADIVIAAAGVPHLVKAADLRDDAVVLDVGVTREPDPETGKQKIKGDVEPAAKDKVAWISPNPGGVGPMTRALLMQNVVESAERAWEAEKAKR encoded by the coding sequence ATGACTGCACAAATTCTCGACGGCAAAGCTACGGCCAAGACCATTAAGGAAGAACTTCGCGAACGCGTGGAGAAGATCGTTGCTGAAGGCGCGGTTCGCCCTGGCCTTGCGACCGTGCTCGTAGGCGCGGACCCGGCCTCGGAGATCTACGTTGCCGGTAAGCACCGCGATTCCGAGGCCATCGGCATCAATTCGATTCGCAAGGACCTGCCCGAGGAGACGACTCAGGAGGAACTCTTCGCAGTCCTCGATGAGCTCAATGCCGACGCGGCCTGCACGGGCTACATCGTGCAGCTTCCCTTGCCGAAGCACATCGATACCGACGCGGTTCTCGAGTACATCGACCCGCAGAAGGATGCCGATGGTCTTCATCCCGTGAACCTTGGCCGGCTCGTGCTCAACGTCAACAAGCCCATCACCACCCCGCTGCCGTGCACACCTCGCGCGGCAATTGAGCTCGCGAAGCGTCACGGTATCGATTTCAACGGCAAGCACGTCGTCGTCGTGGGCCGCGGTGTGACAGTAGGGCGCCCCATCGCGTCCCTTCTCACGCGTCGCGAGCATAATGCGACCGTCACCCTTACGCACACCGGCACTAAGAACCTCCCGGAGCTCCTCAAGCAGGCCGACATCGTGATCGCCGCTGCTGGTGTGCCGCATCTCGTGAAGGCAGCCGACCTTCGCGACGATGCTGTCGTGCTCGACGTCGGTGTGACGCGCGAACCGGATCCGGAAACGGGCAAGCAGAAGATCAAGGGCGATGTCGAGCCCGCTGCTAAGGACAAAGTCGCCTGGATCAGCCCGAACCCGGGTGGCGTCGGCCCCATGACTCGCGCGCTGCTCATGCAGAACGTTGTCGAGTCGGCCGAGCGCGCGTGGGAAGCCGAAAAGGCTAAGCGCTGA
- the glyA gene encoding serine hydroxymethyltransferase: MNTHGESIATVDPEIAKVLDQELHRQQTTLEMIASENFVPRAVLQAQGSVLTNKYAEGYPGKRYYGGCEYVDVAENLAIERAKSLFGADHANVQPHSGASANAAVMHALANAGDTLMGLSLAHGGHLTHGMKINFSGKLYNIAAYEVDPETGRIDMDHVREQALEARPNVIVAGWSAYPRQLEFEAFRSIADEVGAKLWVDMAHFSGLVAAGLHPSPVPFADVVSTTVHKTLAGPRSGMLLAKQDFAKKVDSAVFPGQQGGPLMHVIAAKAVALKLAATEEFKERQQRTLEGAQILAERLGEADAKEAGVELLTGGTDVHLVLVDLRKSSIDGQQAEDLLHEIGITVNRNAVPNDPRPPRVTSGLRIGTPALATRGFGAAEFTEVADVIATALTGKGDIEQLRGRVRTLAENTPLYADLTQY; this comes from the coding sequence ATGAACACGCATGGTGAATCGATCGCTACGGTCGACCCGGAGATCGCCAAGGTTCTGGACCAGGAACTTCACCGCCAGCAAACCACCCTCGAGATGATTGCGAGTGAGAACTTCGTTCCGCGCGCGGTCCTCCAAGCCCAGGGCTCGGTTCTCACCAACAAGTATGCCGAGGGCTACCCGGGCAAGCGCTACTACGGTGGTTGCGAATACGTTGATGTCGCTGAGAACCTCGCGATCGAGCGTGCGAAGTCTCTCTTTGGTGCGGATCACGCGAACGTCCAGCCCCACTCGGGCGCGTCGGCGAATGCGGCGGTCATGCATGCTCTCGCGAACGCGGGTGACACCCTCATGGGGCTCTCCCTCGCACACGGCGGCCACCTCACTCACGGCATGAAGATCAACTTCTCGGGCAAGCTTTACAACATCGCGGCCTACGAGGTTGATCCGGAGACCGGCCGCATCGACATGGACCACGTGCGTGAGCAGGCACTTGAGGCGCGTCCGAATGTGATCGTCGCCGGTTGGTCGGCGTATCCGCGTCAGCTCGAGTTCGAGGCCTTCCGCTCGATCGCCGATGAGGTCGGCGCGAAGCTCTGGGTTGATATGGCGCACTTCTCTGGGCTCGTGGCGGCGGGCCTTCACCCGAGCCCGGTGCCGTTCGCCGATGTCGTCTCGACGACCGTGCACAAGACTCTTGCCGGCCCGCGCTCGGGCATGCTTCTCGCGAAGCAGGACTTCGCAAAGAAGGTTGATTCCGCTGTGTTCCCGGGGCAGCAGGGCGGCCCGCTTATGCACGTGATTGCCGCGAAGGCCGTCGCGCTCAAGCTCGCCGCAACGGAGGAGTTCAAGGAGCGCCAGCAGCGTACCCTCGAGGGCGCACAGATTCTCGCGGAGCGTCTCGGGGAAGCCGATGCGAAGGAAGCCGGCGTTGAGCTGCTCACGGGTGGTACCGACGTGCACCTCGTGCTCGTTGACTTGCGCAAGTCCTCAATCGACGGCCAGCAGGCCGAGGATCTCCTCCACGAGATTGGCATCACCGTCAACCGCAATGCGGTCCCGAACGATCCGCGCCCGCCGCGTGTGACGTCAGGTTTGCGCATCGGCACTCCCGCGCTTGCGACGCGCGGGTTCGGTGCGGCCGAGTTCACCGAGGTTGCCGACGTGATCGCGACGGCACTCACCGGCAAAGGCGATATCGAGCAGCTGCGCGGTCGCGTGCGCACACTCGCCGAAAATACGCCCCTGTACGCCGACCTCACCCAGTACTGA
- a CDS encoding UDP-N-acetylmuramate dehydrogenase: MKLSDLTTLRVGGEVSTYVEARTEDELIAAVRAADAAGDELLVLGGGSNLVASSDPFKGTVVRAIGEDHPAWIEASCEVSTTGEARPTDRTPLAAACGGATVEYFAGTSWDAAVAYAVEREMVGIEALSGIPGTVGATPIQNVGAYGQEVSSVITRVRTWDRLENQVRTFFAADCQFAYRDSLFKRTRMPQGGATGRYVVLSVTFQHQLGSLSAPVKYAQLAERLGIRVGERAPMREVREAVLEVRARKGMVLDASDHDTWSAGSFFTNPILSREAAEILPEEAPRYEAEGGIKTSAAWLISHSGLERGFTLTPERSGAALSTKHSLALTNRGEATSGDIAELAEHVRSRVHESFGVWLEPEPVRLNVRIGA, encoded by the coding sequence GTGAAGCTTTCTGATCTCACGACCCTGCGTGTCGGCGGGGAAGTCTCTACGTACGTCGAGGCCCGAACCGAGGATGAACTCATCGCCGCCGTGCGCGCTGCTGATGCCGCGGGCGACGAACTTCTCGTTCTCGGTGGTGGCTCGAATCTTGTCGCGTCGAGCGATCCCTTCAAGGGGACCGTGGTTCGGGCAATCGGCGAGGACCACCCCGCGTGGATTGAGGCTTCGTGCGAGGTGTCGACGACCGGCGAGGCACGCCCTACCGATCGTACGCCGCTCGCGGCGGCATGTGGCGGCGCGACCGTCGAATATTTCGCCGGTACGTCGTGGGATGCCGCCGTCGCCTACGCGGTCGAACGCGAGATGGTCGGCATCGAAGCGCTCTCGGGAATCCCCGGCACTGTTGGTGCAACCCCGATTCAAAATGTCGGAGCGTATGGGCAGGAGGTCTCCTCCGTGATCACGCGTGTGCGTACGTGGGATCGGCTCGAGAACCAGGTGCGCACGTTTTTTGCTGCTGATTGCCAATTCGCCTACCGTGACTCGCTCTTCAAGCGCACGCGCATGCCGCAAGGCGGTGCGACCGGGCGTTACGTCGTGCTGTCGGTGACTTTCCAACATCAGCTTGGTTCCCTTTCGGCACCCGTGAAATACGCTCAGCTCGCCGAGCGACTCGGCATTCGCGTGGGCGAGCGTGCCCCGATGCGTGAAGTGCGCGAGGCTGTGCTTGAGGTCCGGGCCCGTAAGGGGATGGTCCTCGATGCCAGTGACCACGACACCTGGAGCGCGGGAAGCTTCTTTACGAACCCGATCCTTTCGCGGGAAGCAGCAGAAATCCTCCCAGAGGAGGCTCCCCGATACGAGGCCGAGGGCGGGATTAAGACGAGCGCGGCGTGGCTCATTAGCCACTCGGGCCTCGAGCGCGGCTTCACTCTTACACCGGAGCGAAGCGGCGCCGCTCTTTCCACCAAGCATTCGCTTGCCCTCACGAATCGGGGGGAGGCCACGAGTGGGGACATCGCGGAGCTTGCTGAGCATGTGCGTTCACGCGTGCACGAGAGCTTCGGTGTGTGGCTTGAACCGGAGCCCGTCCGTCTGAATGTTCGGATAGGCGCATAG
- a CDS encoding MaoC/PaaZ C-terminal domain-containing protein gives MTTPTVPTLEALAKGDVIVSETRSFTRDTLVRYAGASGDFNPIHYNDAFAHEVGLPSVIAHGMLTMGTVIAPVLEWLGDPGRLVSYETRFTRPIEVPALEAVDVEIEAVVGLLKPEDGTARIDITASVNGQKVLTKCRAVVKLA, from the coding sequence ATGACTACTCCTACCGTTCCCACACTCGAGGCGCTCGCCAAAGGTGACGTCATTGTCAGCGAGACCCGTTCCTTTACCCGTGACACCCTCGTGCGGTACGCGGGTGCTTCGGGCGACTTCAATCCGATCCACTACAACGATGCTTTTGCGCACGAGGTGGGGCTGCCCTCCGTCATTGCGCATGGAATGCTCACGATGGGTACCGTTATTGCCCCGGTGCTCGAGTGGCTTGGCGATCCGGGTCGCCTCGTCTCGTATGAGACGCGTTTTACCCGGCCGATCGAGGTCCCCGCACTCGAAGCAGTGGACGTTGAGATCGAGGCAGTCGTCGGACTCCTCAAGCCCGAAGACGGCACAGCGCGGATTGACATCACGGCAAGCGTGAATGGTCAGAAGGTCCTCACGAAGTGCCGCGCGGTGGTGAAGCTCGCGTGA
- a CDS encoding FAS1-like dehydratase domain-containing protein: protein MASPHPDFAGRVYESGPSVRVSETKIREFAAATGNTHAFTTSEEAAREAGYSAIVAPPTFLVTLAQAEEARYINDPEAGIDFSRVVHSEESFELERAIVAGDELIPTLTVEAVKQVGPHAMVTTRVDFMDHAKAHVASVRSSLVVRGEEG, encoded by the coding sequence ATGGCATCGCCTCATCCCGACTTCGCGGGCCGCGTTTACGAAAGCGGGCCCAGCGTACGAGTTTCGGAAACGAAAATCCGAGAGTTTGCCGCGGCCACTGGAAACACGCATGCTTTCACGACGAGCGAGGAAGCCGCACGCGAGGCCGGCTATAGCGCGATCGTTGCCCCTCCCACGTTCCTCGTTACCCTCGCTCAGGCTGAGGAAGCGCGGTACATCAACGATCCCGAGGCCGGAATCGACTTCTCACGTGTTGTGCACTCTGAAGAATCATTCGAGCTCGAGCGCGCGATTGTCGCGGGCGACGAGCTCATCCCCACTCTGACCGTCGAGGCCGTCAAGCAGGTTGGCCCGCACGCGATGGTGACGACGCGTGTGGACTTCATGGACCACGCGAAGGCACACGTTGCGAGCGTCCGCTCGTCGCTCGTTGTTCGAGGCGAGGAAGGCTAA
- the rpmG gene encoding 50S ribosomal protein L33 → MAAKSSDVRPKITLACVDCKNRNYITKKNRRNTPDRLELKKYCSTCASSTVHRETR, encoded by the coding sequence ATGGCAGCGAAAAGCTCTGACGTGCGTCCTAAGATCACCTTGGCGTGCGTAGATTGCAAGAACCGCAACTACATCACCAAGAAGAACCGCCGCAACACCCCTGACCGCCTCGAGCTTAAGAAGTACTGCTCGACGTGCGCCAGCAGCACGGTTCACCGCGAAACCCGCTGA
- a CDS encoding WXG100 family type VII secretion target, with amino-acid sequence MFEGMDPAAVERLSTLMSLSAESWRHAGEELRALVNALAWKGPDAEAFANTAEEAHARFIAVADMLRQLARLLEEQSSEQRRASGFVR; translated from the coding sequence ATGTTTGAAGGAATGGACCCCGCGGCGGTTGAGCGGCTGAGCACGCTCATGTCGCTCAGCGCAGAAAGCTGGAGGCATGCGGGCGAGGAACTACGCGCACTCGTCAATGCACTTGCGTGGAAGGGCCCAGATGCCGAAGCCTTCGCGAATACAGCTGAGGAAGCGCACGCCCGATTCATCGCCGTAGCCGACATGCTCAGGCAGTTGGCACGCCTACTTGAGGAACAATCCTCGGAGCAACGACGAGCGTCGGGCTTTGTGCGTTAG
- a CDS encoding FtsK/SpoIIIE domain-containing protein, which translates to MTLLVEVIPPCQNPVVLEVSADSTVCTGEFVERLRHHFGLDGEGYALRVGQRSQQGFPGALLANEQLLHVSGLMSGMSVELVQASVEVERPGERIPSSWELVLERNGVQRVVPLEKGLSSIGSSTTCTVTLEHGDVASTHAYLETCAEVKIHAAQGAILKNADGGQVRGAYLKPDSCVYVGQWKVGVRHRAGADVVVNDSPARAYLPPARIELAEPAREIALPRVPRPATAPPFPTVSLLVPLMIAGVMYTLTRSSFVIMLAVVMPAMALAHYWSQCARVRKESSRALREFEEAVDEAKAEVHGAHEGEKARLGAMLPAACVIAEWDSPKRGDLWALREEHSDFLTLRLGTGRVESAVQLKGETLAEGPREQRGELEMLRESARMFEGPVTVSLRQARGLGITGAGRMGCVVGLGVQLGGRHSPSDVRLALVCSSDACENARGLAWLPHARSSDGGKVQILESDEAVIAWAARHMPDLSGDTEGGSSHVVILALDPTPAQLTSLSVLVEAWEARGERGPRLIVTAADSAHLPGVCSALLEVEGNDGVFWQRGEVAPIALNACEGVSKEAAHVWARRLASLMDARSREHANEAIPATVSLLDVNGVERHELRMSLSRAWRTNDRAEARTLDALVGYGETGPLTIPLRTWGPHALVAGTTGSGKSEFLQSWILSLALRYSPRRLTFLFVDYKGGAGLGECALLPHCTGLVTDLGSDLVTRALVSLKAELRYREELLARCGAKDSDDYAERGGDDLPAFVIVVDEFAALRDHCPEFLEGLIDVAQRGRSLGIHLILATQRPAGIVSERLRANVSLRIALRLSDTADSLDVIGSKAAAQISLDTPGRAVVSAVGAGLQHEAQMAYAGARGEDDRSTRLGVSLAHAMNDEEATKGFNTQLRLTSGEPSRGEDRGPTDASLVVKEAIDAWARSGETVRAPWLPPLAESYEGEKLVQDWGLPAPFALVDDPSRQRRTVARLGPPGSVYGVYGASGTGRSTSIVNIVRATRTAQERPRLFILDSVSKGLRGLVDETQAVAYVAGDDTASVLRMLRHLTNTKGEVGPSILAIDSCADLCHEAHPSDREDILSLLGALARTARARRLTLIIGASGPSELPRSLETACTERIVHRLSRAEDYAMCGTTVRLSESAPVGRVSIGGREAQIALFEEPSVRGDNRRRACLEAFVLARRTLGTREAVALVRDSTRALVGFSHADGEPVSLPLKGGGLIVGGEGSDRLALLESLAALARDREILRLPQSTSGNGAEACRVLERASALGPKAFVILDNVADLESDSDAAEIGVAARTALAAGACVFGGLEGGSFSRLGALGPILAHAGCGIVLGSREAEVFTVFGRTPPRTRWANAPDVAWLVEGADCRLIVPAYAREYCHG; encoded by the coding sequence GTGACGCTTCTCGTGGAGGTCATCCCTCCTTGCCAAAACCCCGTAGTTCTCGAGGTTTCCGCGGATTCAACCGTGTGCACGGGGGAGTTCGTCGAGAGATTGCGGCACCATTTCGGCCTCGATGGTGAAGGGTATGCGCTGAGAGTGGGGCAGCGGAGCCAACAGGGATTTCCCGGCGCACTGCTCGCCAATGAGCAACTTCTGCACGTTTCTGGGTTGATGTCAGGCATGAGCGTCGAGCTCGTGCAGGCATCCGTAGAGGTTGAGCGCCCAGGCGAAAGAATCCCCTCCTCGTGGGAGCTCGTATTGGAGCGCAATGGAGTTCAGCGTGTCGTTCCGCTCGAGAAGGGGCTCTCGTCGATCGGGTCGTCAACAACGTGCACAGTCACGCTCGAGCACGGTGATGTTGCGAGCACCCACGCCTACCTCGAAACGTGTGCCGAGGTGAAGATTCACGCTGCTCAAGGTGCGATCCTGAAAAACGCCGATGGCGGGCAGGTGAGAGGCGCTTACCTCAAGCCCGATTCGTGCGTGTACGTGGGGCAATGGAAAGTGGGGGTTCGGCATCGCGCCGGCGCCGACGTCGTTGTCAACGATTCGCCCGCGCGCGCCTACCTTCCTCCCGCGCGCATTGAGCTGGCGGAGCCCGCACGGGAGATCGCTCTGCCGCGAGTACCGCGGCCAGCGACGGCACCACCTTTTCCAACGGTGAGCCTTCTCGTGCCGCTCATGATCGCCGGAGTGATGTACACGCTCACACGGAGCAGTTTCGTCATCATGCTTGCAGTCGTCATGCCGGCAATGGCACTCGCACACTATTGGTCGCAATGCGCACGGGTGCGCAAGGAAAGTTCGCGGGCACTGCGGGAGTTTGAGGAAGCGGTTGACGAGGCGAAAGCCGAGGTGCACGGGGCACACGAGGGCGAGAAGGCGCGCCTAGGCGCGATGCTCCCTGCCGCTTGCGTTATTGCCGAATGGGATTCGCCCAAACGTGGCGATCTGTGGGCGCTACGAGAAGAACACAGCGATTTCTTGACGCTCCGACTCGGTACGGGTCGAGTCGAGAGCGCGGTGCAGCTCAAAGGAGAGACCCTGGCCGAAGGCCCACGCGAACAGCGAGGGGAGCTCGAGATGCTCCGCGAGTCAGCCCGCATGTTCGAAGGGCCCGTGACTGTCTCTCTTCGGCAGGCACGCGGCCTGGGCATCACCGGTGCGGGACGCATGGGATGTGTGGTGGGTCTTGGAGTACAGCTTGGTGGGCGGCATTCACCTTCCGACGTTCGCCTCGCCCTCGTGTGCTCTTCGGATGCGTGCGAAAACGCCCGGGGTCTCGCGTGGCTTCCCCATGCACGAAGTTCCGATGGAGGGAAGGTGCAGATTCTCGAGAGCGACGAGGCCGTCATCGCTTGGGCTGCTCGTCACATGCCTGATCTCAGCGGCGATACCGAAGGAGGCAGTTCGCATGTCGTGATCCTCGCGCTTGACCCGACCCCCGCTCAGCTCACCTCACTCTCGGTCCTCGTGGAAGCGTGGGAGGCACGTGGAGAACGAGGGCCACGCCTTATCGTGACGGCAGCGGATAGCGCGCACCTTCCCGGTGTGTGCAGCGCACTTCTCGAGGTTGAGGGGAACGACGGAGTCTTCTGGCAACGAGGCGAGGTGGCGCCCATCGCGCTCAACGCATGCGAAGGCGTCAGTAAGGAAGCCGCACACGTATGGGCACGAAGACTTGCCTCCTTGATGGATGCGCGAAGCCGAGAACACGCGAACGAGGCCATTCCCGCGACCGTATCGCTTCTCGATGTGAACGGCGTGGAGCGGCATGAACTTCGAATGAGTCTCTCTCGCGCCTGGCGCACGAATGACCGCGCCGAGGCCCGCACGCTTGATGCTCTTGTAGGGTACGGCGAGACCGGGCCACTCACGATCCCGCTTCGCACGTGGGGGCCGCACGCTCTTGTTGCCGGAACAACGGGATCGGGAAAGTCGGAGTTTCTTCAATCGTGGATTCTCAGCCTTGCACTTCGGTATTCACCGCGTCGTCTCACATTCCTTTTCGTGGACTATAAGGGCGGCGCAGGGCTCGGCGAGTGCGCGCTTTTGCCCCATTGCACTGGGCTCGTGACTGACCTTGGGTCCGATCTCGTGACGCGTGCACTCGTCTCCCTCAAAGCGGAACTACGTTATCGAGAGGAGCTCTTGGCGCGATGCGGCGCGAAAGACAGCGACGACTATGCGGAGCGTGGTGGTGATGATCTGCCCGCTTTCGTCATAGTCGTTGACGAGTTCGCAGCCCTTCGAGATCACTGCCCCGAGTTTCTCGAAGGACTCATTGATGTGGCGCAGCGAGGGCGCTCGCTTGGCATCCACCTGATTCTTGCGACACAGAGACCCGCGGGGATCGTGAGCGAGCGCCTTCGCGCGAATGTCAGCCTTCGCATCGCGCTTCGCTTGAGCGATACCGCCGATTCGCTCGATGTCATCGGGTCGAAGGCAGCAGCTCAAATTTCACTCGACACCCCCGGTCGAGCCGTTGTGAGTGCCGTGGGAGCGGGCCTCCAGCACGAGGCGCAAATGGCATACGCGGGTGCTCGTGGAGAGGACGATCGTTCTACGAGGTTAGGTGTGTCCCTCGCGCATGCCATGAACGATGAGGAAGCGACGAAGGGGTTCAATACGCAACTGCGGCTCACGAGCGGTGAGCCTTCCCGCGGAGAGGATCGGGGTCCCACCGATGCAAGCCTTGTGGTGAAAGAAGCGATTGACGCCTGGGCTCGAAGTGGAGAAACCGTTCGCGCGCCATGGCTCCCACCGCTCGCGGAAAGCTACGAGGGGGAGAAGCTCGTTCAGGATTGGGGATTGCCGGCGCCTTTTGCGCTCGTGGACGATCCATCGCGCCAACGACGCACCGTCGCGAGGCTAGGTCCACCGGGATCGGTCTACGGAGTTTACGGCGCCTCCGGCACTGGTCGCAGCACGAGCATCGTGAATATCGTGCGAGCGACCCGTACTGCACAGGAGAGGCCGCGCCTCTTCATTCTCGACTCAGTGAGCAAAGGACTTCGGGGACTGGTCGATGAAACCCAGGCAGTCGCGTATGTGGCGGGAGACGACACCGCTTCCGTGTTGAGAATGCTTCGGCACCTGACGAATACCAAGGGCGAGGTGGGACCGTCGATTCTCGCCATTGACTCGTGTGCCGACCTCTGCCACGAAGCCCATCCGAGCGATCGAGAAGACATCCTCTCGCTTCTCGGTGCCCTTGCGCGGACGGCCCGTGCCCGCAGGCTCACGCTCATCATTGGCGCTTCAGGACCGAGCGAATTGCCGCGGAGCCTCGAGACCGCGTGCACCGAACGAATCGTGCATCGTCTTTCGCGTGCGGAAGACTACGCGATGTGCGGCACGACTGTGAGGCTTTCCGAGTCAGCGCCCGTGGGGCGGGTGAGTATCGGAGGCCGTGAAGCACAGATAGCGCTCTTCGAGGAGCCTTCCGTGCGCGGGGATAATCGCCGTCGCGCATGCCTCGAGGCTTTCGTGCTCGCAAGGCGCACACTTGGCACCCGCGAGGCAGTCGCGCTCGTGCGGGATTCGACGCGTGCTCTCGTGGGCTTCTCTCACGCCGATGGCGAGCCCGTCTCGCTGCCACTCAAGGGCGGGGGTCTCATCGTGGGAGGTGAGGGGAGCGATCGCCTTGCACTTCTCGAATCTCTGGCCGCTCTTGCTCGGGATCGTGAGATTCTTCGTCTGCCCCAAAGCACCTCCGGCAATGGGGCAGAGGCGTGCCGCGTTCTCGAGCGAGCGAGTGCGTTGGGGCCGAAGGCCTTTGTCATCCTCGACAACGTCGCGGACCTCGAGTCGGACTCCGATGCGGCAGAGATCGGTGTCGCCGCACGGACTGCACTTGCAGCAGGGGCATGTGTTTTTGGTGGGCTCGAGGGCGGTTCGTTCTCGAGGCTTGGTGCGCTCGGGCCGATCCTCGCGCACGCGGGGTGCGGTATCGTTCTCGGTTCTCGAGAGGCGGAGGTGTTCACGGTTTTTGGCCGCACTCCGCCGCGAACGAGATGGGCGAATGCCCCCGATGTCGCGTGGCTCGTTGAGGGCGCTGACTGTCGACTCATCGTTCCCGCATATGCACGCGAGTACTGCCATGGATAG
- a CDS encoding PP2C family protein-serine/threonine phosphatase has translation MNELVNADLSLRAERHAEDFGIASTGATDVGLVRSVNEDSFIAFDPIFLVADGMGGHNAGEVASGIVADEFAALAGGDYIELEDVADAMVRSYERIASLDDDSGRSAGTTVAMVALTLHESEPHWLVMNLGDSRVYMLRDGEFSQVSVDHSVVQELVDRGEITLDQARVHPYRNMITRALGAGPDTRPDFWLIPVRLGDRFLVCSDGVTGEVSDGELHSMLEESSAADLVAQRIVDTAVAHGGRDNATAVVVSAVEPSASGAYGEHIFTTVDRLELPVIADEHALDESEEGAAEHGQAVEGQDALREGEAAVGTPESEREEPEGR, from the coding sequence GTGAACGAACTCGTGAATGCAGACCTCTCATTGCGGGCCGAACGGCACGCTGAAGACTTCGGTATCGCCTCGACCGGGGCGACTGACGTCGGTCTTGTACGGTCGGTCAACGAAGATTCTTTTATCGCGTTTGACCCGATCTTCCTCGTGGCTGATGGCATGGGTGGCCACAATGCTGGGGAGGTTGCGAGCGGCATCGTTGCCGATGAGTTTGCAGCTCTTGCGGGCGGCGATTACATCGAACTTGAGGACGTCGCAGATGCGATGGTTCGCTCATATGAGCGAATTGCTAGCCTCGACGATGATTCCGGACGCAGCGCCGGCACGACAGTGGCGATGGTGGCTCTTACGCTTCATGAATCCGAGCCCCATTGGCTCGTCATGAACCTTGGCGATTCTCGCGTCTACATGCTCCGAGACGGCGAATTTTCCCAGGTCAGTGTGGATCACTCGGTAGTCCAAGAACTTGTGGATCGCGGTGAGATCACGCTCGACCAGGCACGGGTCCACCCCTACCGCAACATGATTACGCGTGCACTTGGTGCCGGTCCGGACACGCGCCCCGATTTCTGGCTTATACCGGTGCGTCTTGGCGATCGCTTCCTTGTCTGTAGCGACGGCGTGACGGGGGAAGTCAGCGATGGCGAGCTGCATTCCATGCTCGAAGAGTCATCGGCGGCGGACCTTGTTGCGCAACGCATCGTTGATACGGCAGTCGCCCATGGTGGGCGCGATAACGCGACGGCCGTTGTGGTGAGCGCCGTTGAACCGAGTGCTTCGGGCGCCTATGGTGAGCATATTTTTACGACCGTCGATCGTCTCGAGTTGCCCGTCATCGCCGATGAGCACGCGCTCGACGAAAGCGAAGAGGGCGCAGCTGAACACGGGCAGGCCGTCGAAGGCCAGGATGCGCTTCGTGAAGGCGAAGCCGCCGTCGGCACCCCCGAGAGCGAAAGGGAGGAGCCTGAAGGCCGCTGA